The following coding sequences are from one Pseudonocardia sp. HH130630-07 window:
- a CDS encoding double zinc ribbon domain-containing protein, producing MPSSAPAPLSALLDLLLPHTCGGCGTGRAGGGGWCPACAEDTAGPIAVRVPAAGRVAAVARYRGPLRRAVLAYKERGRRDLAPALAALLVPAVGAVLPAGVARADPDRVWLVPAPSRPAAARARGGDHVLRLCRELEPRLAAVGLPARTLPVLALDRRARDSVGLDAAGRRANLGAAMRAVPLPGAAWPGPGDAVLVVDDVVTTGATLGACGALLRAARLRPAGAVVLADATVRPWT from the coding sequence GTGCCGTCCTCCGCTCCCGCTCCGCTGTCCGCCCTGCTGGACCTGCTCCTGCCGCACACCTGCGGCGGCTGCGGCACCGGCCGGGCCGGGGGCGGCGGCTGGTGTCCCGCGTGCGCGGAGGACACGGCGGGGCCGATCGCGGTCCGGGTGCCCGCGGCCGGCCGGGTGGCGGCGGTCGCCCGCTACCGCGGCCCGCTGCGCCGGGCCGTGCTCGCCTACAAGGAGCGCGGGCGCCGGGACCTGGCCCCGGCCCTGGCCGCGCTGCTGGTCCCCGCGGTGGGCGCGGTGCTGCCGGCCGGCGTCGCCCGGGCCGACCCGGACCGGGTGTGGCTGGTGCCCGCGCCGTCCCGGCCGGCCGCGGCCAGGGCCCGCGGGGGTGACCACGTCCTGCGGCTGTGCCGGGAGCTGGAGCCGCGGCTGGCGGCCGTGGGGCTCCCGGCCCGCACGCTGCCGGTGCTGGCGCTCGACCGGCGGGCCCGGGACTCCGTCGGTCTGGACGCCGCCGGGCGCCGGGCGAACCTGGGCGCGGCGATGCGGGCGGTACCGCTGCCGGGCGCCGCGTGGCCGGGCCCCGGTGACGCGGTCCTGGTCGTCGACGACGTCGTCACCACGGGCGCGACGCTGGGCGCCTGCGGTGCACTGCTCCGCGCCGCCCGGCTCCGGCCGGCCGGAGCGGTCGTGCTGGCCGACGCGACGGTGCGCCCGTGGACGTGA